In Nicotiana tabacum cultivar K326 chromosome 19, ASM71507v2, whole genome shotgun sequence, one DNA window encodes the following:
- the LOC107798745 gene encoding uncharacterized protein LOC107798745, whose translation MVSAETDPNSSAKIKLIDGRNLAYKERGVPKDKSNYRIIMVHGFDSSKERDFLAPKELMNKMGIYIVQFDRAGYGESDPNPKRSLRSEASDIEELADHLELGSKFYIIGFSMGSYPTWSCIKHISHRLAGVAFVVPIVNYQWPSLPDSLTKDDERKRWYKRMTLVARYAPRLLHWWLIRKSSLSSSADNSKPTYFTAKDLELLKNAPGFQFLTSEKLKSRSVFNNLCSDFLVAFSKWDFDPLTLSNPFPEKDQNFVHIWHGCEDKFINLKLQRHVSERLPWIQYHEVPDGGHLLIYDTIVCEAILKSLLLGEDTPLYTPNFS comes from the exons ATGGTTTCTGCAGAAACTGATCCTAATAGTTCAGCAAAGATCAAATTAATTGATGGAAGAAACTTGGCTTACAAAGAAAGAGGTGTTCCTAAAGACAAATCAAATTACAGAATTATTATGGTTCATGGCTTTGACAGCTCCAAAGAAAGAGACTTTCTTGCACCTAAG GAACTTATGAACAAAATGGGAATATACATTGTTCAATTTGATAGAGCTGGATATGGAGAAAGTGATCCAAATCCAAAAAGATCACTAAGAAGTGAAGCATCTGACATTGAGGAATTAGCTGATCACTTGGAATTAGGATCCAAATTCTACATAATTGGTTTTTCAATGGGATCTTACCCAACTTGGAGTTGCATCAAACACATCTCACATAG GTTAGCAGGGGTAGCATTTGTGGTTCCCATAGTCAATTACCAATGGCCCTCTTTACCAGATTCTCTAACAAAGGACGATGAACGGAAGAGGTGGTACAAAAGGATGACGTTGGTTGCAAGATATGCTCCTAGATTATTGCATTGGTGGTTGATTCGAAAATCATCGCTCTCATCCTCAGCTGATAATTCAAAACCTACATACTTCACTGCCaaggacttagaacttttgaagaATGCACCTGGATTTCAATTTCTTACCTCG GAAAAGCTAAAGAGCAGAAGTGTTTTCAACAACCTTTGCAGCGACTTCCTTGTGGCTTTTAGTAAATGGGATTTTGATCCTTTGACGCTTAGCAATCCTTTTCCTGAAAAAGATCAAAATTTTGTTCACATATGGCATGGCTGTGAAGACAAATTTATTAATTTGAAACTACAAAGACATGTCTCAGAAAGATTACCTTGGATTCAATATCATGAAGTTCCTGACGGCGGACATTTGTTGATCTATGATACTATAGTCTGTGAAGCCATCTTAAAGTCTCTTTTGCTTGGAGAGGACACACCACTCTATACACCTAATTTTTCTTAG